In the Aridibaculum aurantiacum genome, ATGTATGCTATTGCTTACTGCAGTGATGGCATTCGCTCAATCCAGGGTAGTTACAGGAAAGGTGGTCGATGATAAAGGTCAACCTGTTCCATTTGCCTCTGTAAAAGTAAAGGATGCCACGGGTGGTGTGGCAGCCGATGCTGAAGGCAACTTCAAAATAGAAGTGACACCCGGGGCTACGCTGGTAATAAGTGCAGTTGGCGGTGGCTCACGTGAAGTGAAAGTGACACCCAACCAGAATGTGTACAATGTAACACTCGCTGCACAAAACACTGAACTGACAACCGTAGTGGTTACAGCATTGGGTATAACGAGAAGTGTAAAGTCTACCACTTTTGCTACACAACAAGTAACTGCCGACAGGCTTACACAGGCAAGAGAAACCGATGTAACCTCTGCTCTTGCAGGTAAAGTAGCAGGTGTACAGGTGCTGGGGCAGTCGGGTGCTAAGCTGGGTAGTGCAGGAGATGTTCGTTTGAGAGGTTCTGCTTCTATAAAAGATAAGTATGCTATTTATGTTGTAGATGGTACCATCGTTACCAACGTGGTCGACATCAATATGGATGATGTGGCGAATGTATCGGTGCTGAAAGGCCCTAATGCCACTGCTTTATATGGTCAGCGTGCAGAAGGTGGTGTAATAGTGATTACCACCAAAAAGGCTGCACGTAATCGCAAGCTAGTTGTTGATTTCAATCATACTACCACTGCAGAACAAGTGAATGTGCTGCCAGATTACCAGGACGTGTATGGTGGTGGAAATACTGAAAACTGGAGAACATTCAATTATAATGCTGGTGTACATCCTGCGGAATATGCGCCGCTGAATGGTCAGCGTTATCATAACTATTCAACCGATGAAAGCTGGGGGCCGCGTATGGACGGCGGACAATATATTCCATGGTATGCATGGTATCCTGGACATGCGGGTGCTTTTAAAACAGAAGCTTACACGCCACAGCCAAATAACATACGCCAGTTCTTCAATACCGGTGTAACGGTAAATAATAACGTAAGCCTTGCTTCAGGGGGCGAGAGATATTCAGCGCGTGTTTCCTTCACCAACCTGAGCCGCTCAGGTATCATTCCAAGGTCAAGACAGGATAAGAATTTTATATCTACCCAGCTTAGCTACGACCTCGCCAAGCGTTTAACCATTTCTACCAACGCTACCTACACTTTTGAAAAGCTACAGGGCGATTTTGATGATGATTACTCCAATCTTACTTCTGGTAGTTTCAACCAGTGGTTTCATCGCGACATTGATATGCGCAAGATGAAAGAATTGCGCGGCCTGAAAACACCATTAAGTGTATATGCATCATGGAACCACTCTGATCCTGGTGCAAGCAGCAATTTTACATCACCAGGCTTGAACAAAGGAAACTATTGGTACAATCCATATTCTTACCTGGATGCAGTAACTATGACCAACAACAGGCAAAGATTGCTGGGAGATGTAGGCTTGAAATACCAGATAATGAACAATTGGGATGTAACAGGAACCTATCGTTTCAACCGCCGTACCACCAAGGCTGAAAGCAAGATCCCGCAGATCATACAGGAAGGTGCGTTGCAGTCAGGTATATATGCCGGCTATTCACTTTTCGATTCCCGTTTTCTTGAGCAAAACTTTGAACTGCTTTCTACGTACAGGAGAACTTTCACCGACGTAAGCCTGGAAGTGAATGCTGGTGCAAACTTCTTAAAAATACATAGCCGCGACTCAAGCCGCAGCACCAATGGTGGCCTGGTAACGCCTGATGTTTTCACCATTGCTAATAGTGTAACACAGCCACCAACGCTGTCTGCAGGTTTTTACGATAAAGAAGTTCTGAGCTTTTTTGGAAAGGCGACTGTTGGTTACAAAGACTTCTTATTTGCTGACCTTACTTTACGCCAGGATTATAGCTCAGTTTTACCTGCAAATAACAATGGCTACCTGACACCTTCAGTAGGTGTTAGCTTTGTTTTCTCCGATTTTGTGAAGGAGCGTTTGCCTCAACTTTCTTTCGGTAAGCTACGTGCAAGCTGGGCAAGGATAGGTACAGACGACATCGATCCATACAGGATCAACTTTGCTTATACAACCAGCAACATTGGTTACAACGACCAGTTCTATTATACAGGTGTACCAAATGTTTTGGTTGACCCTGATCTGCGTCCTACTATCAATTCAGCTTACGAAGCTGGTATGGACCTTCGTTTCTTCAGGGACAGGGTTGGTTTTAGCGCTACATATTTCCATGAAGTAAAACGCGATGATATTGTAACCACGGATATCTCTACAGCAAGTGGTTTTACGCAAAAAGTATTCAACGTAGGTCAAGTAACACGTAATGGTATTGAACTTACTCTTGATCTGAAGCCTGTACAAAACAGGAACTTTAGCTGGGATGTTTCTTTCAACTACTCACGCATCCGTTCTTTTGTTGATCGTATCTCTGATCAAACAAAGACCATCAATCTTACTGCTCCTGGTTTCCGTACACAAGGTCTGCAGTTTGGAAATCCTCCTTCGCTTATTCTCCCTTCTGTGGTTCATACCGAAGGCGAGGAGTGGGGACAACTAAGAGGATTCGGTATTAAAAAGATCAACGGTATGCCGGTTCTGGATAACAATGGTTTGTTTGTAGAAGAGGCTAATGTAAATTTTGGTTCTGTACTGCCTAACTATACAGGTGGTATTTTCAATCAGTTCAGTTATAAGAGCTGGCGTTTGACTGCTTCTATCGACTACCAGCAAGGTGGTAAATTCTTCTCGCTTAGCGATTGGTTTGGTACCTATAGCGGGTTGATGGCTCGTACTGCAGAATTGAATGATAATGGTGTGAACGTACGTGAGCCGGTAGCCAATGGCGGTGGTGTACATGTATATGGTGTAAATGAAGAAGGCAAACCAGTAGATTATTATGTAGATGGAAAGACCTACTTCAAGCAGTTTGCAGATAATACATCTGGTGTGGCTGATATGTCAGTGTTCGATGCTACATATGTAAAACTGCGTGAGGTGTCACTGGGATATACTTTCAACATACGTAACAGTAGGTATATAAAGCGTGCATTCATTTCGGCTGTTGCGCGTAACCCATGGCTGATATACAAGAACAATCCTGCCGTAGATCCATCTGAGCTTAGTAACAGGAATGGTGAAAATGGACAATTACCAGGAACTCGTTCTCTTGGTATCAACCTGAAGCTGGGCTTCTAATCTTAATCTTCAAATAAGACACAATGAGAATAGTAACAAGCATATTAGCCATCACTCTTGCACTGGGTTCTTGTAAGAAATATGATTTTGGCGATATCAATATAAACCCAAACCCGCAGGTAAACGCGGTGCCTAGCACAGCTGAATTATTTACCAACATAAGCCGGCAGATTGCAGGTGATCTTACCATTTCTGATGCTGTACCAGGTTTATACGTACAGTATTTTACCGAAACGCAGTATCCTGGTGCATCACTGTATAGCCTTAGCCGTAGCGACTGGAGCACCTACTATACAGGTATTCTAAAGGATATGCAGGAGATTATTGAACAGAACACGAATGCTAATACTGCAGCAACTGCACGCCAGTTTGGCCCTAATGTTACGCAGATTGCTGTAGCGCGTATCATGAAAGCATACACTTTTTCTATAGTGACGGACCGCTGGGGCGATGTTCCTTATTTTGAAGCATTGAAAGGAATAAGCACTCCAAAATATGATAAACAGTCTGCTATCTATGCTGATCTTTTCAAAGAACTAACAGAAGCTGTAGCGCAGTTTGAAGGCACGCAGGGCATACAGGGAGAATTGCTTTTTGGCGGTGACCCCGTGAAGTGGAAGCGCTTTGCCAATTCGCTGCGTATGCGGCTGGCCATGCGCATTTCTCTTGTAGATCCGGCTAAAGCAAGGACTGAATTTCTTGCAGCTTACAATGATCAAAATGGATGGATAGATGAAAACACGGAGAATGCTGCTTTCCCTTATTTGAACAACCGCAACTTCCGCAATCCATGGAATGCTAAGATCGACCAGCGTGATGACCTTGCGATGAGCAATGTTTTTGTAGATACATTGAACACGATGGGCGATCGCCGCATTACGAAATATGCTAACCCTACGCCAGCAAATACTTTTGTAGGCGCTCCTTATGGTTGGAGCCAATCAGCCATTACCAACTGGGGTAGTAACAACCAATATTCACGTATTGGTGCGGCTATCACAAATATGGATGCACCAGGTTATATGATAACGGCGGCAGAAATGCATTTGATAAAAGCTGAAGCTGCCTTAAGAGGTTGGATAGCTGCTAGTGAAATATCAGCATATTATACTGCTATACAACTAAGCTGGCAGCAATGGAATGTTTTTGACCAGGCTGCTTATACTGCTTATATAGCCAGTCCACGAGTAAACATCGGTATGGGTATCACTAATTTTGCTGAAATACTCCGCAAGATCGGGTTGCAAAAGTGGATAGCACTTTATCCTAATGGCCAGGAAGCCTGGAGCGAATGGCGCCGCCTACATGTACCTACTTTATCGCCTGCACGTGATGCTCCATCTGGTAGAAGAATACCATTGAGAATGGGTTATCCTGGTAATGAGCCTACTTTGAACGGAGCTAATTACAATTCACAGGTAGCTACCATGCCAGGTGGCGATACGCCTGATACACCGGTTTGGTGGGACAAATAATAACAGCTACAAATTCATTACAAACTAAATGCAAGACATGAAACTCAATAAGCTGCCCATATTATTAGTGATGTTGCTGTCAATGACAGCATGCAGAAAAGACATCAGGACTGTGCCTGAGGTAAACTACGAAGGTGGGCCAATGGTTAACTTCAATAATTATTATGATAATGAAGGAAGGCCAGGATATAAAAAGGCTGAGATAGCACTGAAGGATACTTTCATCAGTGCCAATATAGAAATCAAACTTTCCAATACCACCGAGCCTGCATCGCAGGATATAAAAATCTACCTGAAAAAAGTAGATGCGCTGGTTACAGATTACAATACTCGTTTTGGAACGTCGCTTACGCCGCTGCCTAATTCTTCAGCAGCTGCTAAATTCGATTTTAGTGAGCCTGTCATCATAAAAAAGGGTCAACGAAAAGCAACAGTTCCATTTATGGTGAATGCACTTTTGCTGAACCTGAATGTTATTAATGCCATTGGTATTGCAATAGACAGGGTAGAAGGTGCAGCTATAAATGCAGGGCCTGAAAGCAGGTTGGTAGTAGAGTTTGGTGCAAGAAATAAATATGATGGTCGTTATTCCGTTACAGGAACTTTTGTTGACAACACCAATGCTACCTTTACCGCCTTTTATCCATTAGAGTGGGAACTGGTGACTTCGGGTGAACATAGTGTGATAGTGTACGACAATGAGCTGCTCGGTTTCCCGGGATATGTTTTTCTTGCTGCAGGTTCGCCTACCTACTATGGCAACTTTGGCCTGGAAGTTAATTTTGATCCATCTGGTAATGGCAATATTGTAAGCGTTACTAACTATTACGGTCAGCCATCTCCAAACAACCGCTATGCACAACTCGATCCTACTGGTATAAATAAATGGACACCCACCAAGATCGACATCAAGTATAACATGCTGCAGCCAACACCAACTACTGTGCGTTCTGTTTTCACCGAAACATGGACCTACTTAGGCCCTCGCTAGCAGATTGTAGCTGAAAATAATAATGAAAATGGCTGCTACCTGCAGCCATTTTTTATTGGTAAAAAACATTTACCTATACCTTTGCCACTCAATTTTTAAGACATGTCTGATCAACAAGCACCGAATAGCCAACTGAATATAGAAATCACAGAAGAAGTAGCAGAAGGTACATATGCCAATCTTGCTATTATTACCCATAGCCATGCAGAATTTGTAATGGACTTCGTGAACGTAATGCCTGGTACTCCAAAGAGCAAAGTAAAAAGCCGCATCATTTTTACACCTATGCACGCCAAGCGTTTTTTAAAAGCTTTAGAAGATAATGTAAATCGTTACGAAGCCGCCAATGGTCCAATCAAAGACCTGGAGCAGGTAGAGATACCGCTGAATTTTGGAGGACCGACGGCGCAGGCGTAGTTGGGTAGATTTGATGCTAGATTGAGGAAAGAGGATACTGGATAGTAGATACTAGATCGGAAACTGTTAGTTCAGCACGTAGGTTATGAATTGTGAGATTATTTGATGCTTTGATGTTGGAGCTCTACAGCTTGAAGGAAGGAATTTAGTTTCTTTCCTAGCAGTTTTACGTTCTGTTCTATAGCTGTGTATTTGGCTTCGTCTGTCAAAGAATGCGTATCCCATAGATTTTCAAGATGGTCAAGAGTTTCATCATTTGATGAGATTGCATATACGAGGAACTTTATCCAGTCTTGTTTATACCTTCTTCGTCCGTAGCCTTCCACGATACAGGCCTTGGTAGTCTTGCTGGATCTTCTGATTTGCTGCGCTTCTTCAAATTGTTCAAACTTGGGAAGCTGCAAAGACATTGCATGCACCTCGATCACAACCTCCCTCGCCAGCCGCCAAACTTCAAGATCTTTGTAGTTCATCTTATAATAGGTTTAAGTTCATCAAACTTCAATAGTTAGCACCTATAGAAGTAACTGGTGACACTTTATCAGCAACACTAACTATCATCAATCCAGCATCCGCCATCGGACCATCTAGCATTAACTCATCCAGCATCCAGTATCCATCATCCACCATCCAGCACCCTAAAGAATCCCCTCATCCGCAAAGCTGTAAAATCCTTCTTCGCTTACGATGATGTGGTCGAGGACTTTGATGTCGAAGTAGGTGGCGGCGGTTTTTATTTTGTAAGTAAGTTCTTCGTCTTGCCGGCTGGGGCGCAGGCTGCCGCTGGGATGATTGTGGCAAAGAATAATGGAGGTGGCATTGTGCTCCAAAGCCTTTTTTAGAATGATACGCGGATCAGCAATAGTGCCGCTGATGCCACCTTCGCTGATGGTTTCGTAGTGATTGATCTTGCTGGCTTTGTTCAGGTACAGAACCGTGAAGACCTCGTGCTTTTTGTATTCGATATGTGCCTTTAGAAAGTTTGCAACATCGCGGCTGGAGGTTACGCAATCTTTTTTATTTTCTTCCATAGCCCGCCTGATGCCTAATTGAAGTGCAGCAGCCACACTTACTGCTTTGGCAGGTCCCAGACCTTTTATCTTCATATTTACCATGTCTTTTACCGAAAGCGAACCCAATCGCTGGAGATTATTACCGGCAGCTTGCAGTAACTCTTTCGCCAGGTCCACTGCGCTTTTTTGTACCGTACCGTTTTGAAGTAGAATAGCTATCAATTCTGAATTGGTGAGTGCATCTGCTCCTTTGGCTAACAGTTTTTCTCTTGGCCGGTCATCCTCGGCCCATTGCTTAATGGTTGAAGACATTTTTTCTTTTAAGATAGAAATTTGAACTTATTAATCAATGCTTTTATACCTGCGTCTATATACCTTCCAATCATATTTCTATCTCCAAACATTGGCTCATCTTCAAGAAACCTTCCCCGAAACAACAAAGGGTTTCCTATCTTCGCGGCACATTTCCAGTTATGAATCCTTCTATAAAAATCTTCTCTGGTACAGGTTCACAATCGGTTTCTACTAAAATTGCGCAACGCTTCGGGGCTCCTCTTGGAAAAATCAACATCCAGAAATTCAGCGATGGTGAGTTTCAACCGGTGTTCATGGAAAGCATCCGTGGCGATTATGTTTTTTTGATTCAAAGCACCTGTGCACCTACCGATAACCTGATGGAGTTGTTGCTGATGATAGATGCAGCTCGCAGGGCTAGTGCTTACAAGATCATCGTGGTAATGCCGTATTACGGCTATGCGCGGCAGGACAGGAAAGACAGGCCACGTGTGGCGATAGGTTCCAAACTGATAGCTAACCTGTTGGTTGCCGCCGGTGCCGACAGGGTGATAACCATGGACCTGCATGCACCACAGATACAGGGCTTCTTCGACATACCTGTAGACCATCTTGACTCTTCAGCCATTTTTATACCTTATATAGAAAAACTTAAGCTTCAAAACCTTACTTTTGCCGCCCCTGACGTGGGTAGTACCAATCGTGTAAGGGAAATTGCCAGCTATTTCAATTGTGAAATGGTGATTTGCGACAAGCATCGCAAACGCGCCAACGAGATAGCCAGCATGGTGGTAATTGGTGATGTGACAGGCAAGGATATTATTCTTATAGACGATATATGTGATACCGGCGGAACCCTTGCAAAAGCAGCTAGTCTGTTGAAAGACAAGGGCGCAAAGAGTGTAAGAGCACTTTGTACACACCCGGTTTTAAGTGGTAACGCTTACGAGAATATAGAGAATAGTGTACTGGAAGAACTCGTGGTTTGCGATACCATTCCAGTGAAAAGAGAAACGAAGAAGATCAAAGTTCTTTCTGTTGCTGACCTTTTTGCTATAGCAATCAGGAATGCATACGAAAACCGGAGTATTACCAGTCTTTTCATCCACAGCCAGCTGAAAGCGCGCCGCGGAGAAAAGATTTAACAATGTCATTTTTTTTAAACACACAATAATGAAGACAATTACAATCGAAGGACAACTGAGGACCGGCAAGGGCAAAAAAGACACCCGCCAACTCCGCTCTCAGGAACTTGTGCCTGGTGTAATTTACGGGGGTGCCCAGGAAGTGAGCTTTGCAGCTCCTGCCAAAGCTTTCAAGCCGATCGTATACACCAGCGAATTCATGAAAGCTGAAGTAAATGTTGATGGAACTTCTTATACCTGCATTTTGAAAGACCTGCAGTTTGATAAGGTTACAGATCAACTTTTGCACATAGATTTTCTTGAACTGGTAGAAGATAAGAAAGTGATCGCTACATTGCCTCTTCACCTTACAGGTACACCTACAGGTGTTAAAGCTGGTGGTAGATTGGTAGTAAAAATGAAGCAGCTGAAAGTAAAAGCTTTACCTAAAGACCTTACTGAAGCTATCACACTTGATATCTCTAACCTGGAATTGAACGGTAACGTTCGTGTAGAAGACGTGAATGCTGGTAACATGGAAATCCTGAACAGCCCACGTATTCCTATTGCTTCTGTAGTAATGACTCGTCAGCTGAAGCAAGAAGAAGCCAGCGAAGGAAAGAAGAAATAATTCTTTTATACCTTATACAGGAACCCGGCCAGTGCCGGGTTTTTTTGTTTTATATGCTGTTTAGGTCGTAAATTTTCAGCTAGTCTTTTGATTTTGTTGAACTTGCGAATGCCACAGTTTTTGCTAATCAACTATTTTTGTCGACCTATGAATAAATTCCTGATTGTTGGCCTTGGAAATATTGGTAGCGAATACGCGCATACACGCCACAACATAGGCTTCGATGTGCTGGATGCATTTGTTCAGAAACATGGAGGCAGCTTTGCCAACAGTCGCCATGCCCATGTAGCAGAAGTACGCTGGAAGGGCAAGATCTTTATTTGCATTAAGCCTACCACCTATATGAACCTGAGTGGCCGGGCATTCAAATATCATTTTGATAAAGAAAAGCTAGACCTTGAGCAAACGCTTACGGTAGTGGATGACCTTGCGCTACCTATTACTAAACTAAGGCTTCGTGGAAGTGGCAGCGATGCAGGTCACAATGGATTAAAGGATATACAGGCTACTGTAGGTACAGATAAATATCCCAAGTTGCGGTTTGGAATAGGCAGCAATTACAAGAAAGGAGCACAGGTAGATTTTGTATTGGGTAGATGGTCCGACGATGAGCTGCCTGTCATTAACAAGAAAATTGACAAGAGTATAGAAGCCATCGAAAGTTTTGCAGCAGTTGGAATAGCACGTACAATGAACCTTATAAATACCTGGGAGGCCACAATAAATTGAGATTCCTGCGTTATATATCAACATTAAAATATCATCAACATAATCGCTCAACCCCCTCCCATGATTATCTGGTGTATTGTTTTAAAATTTCAAGACTATGAAAATCTTCTGCGTTGGTAGAAACTATGTAGATCATGCCAAGGAGTTAGGTAATGATGTACCCACAGAACCTGTAATATTTATGAAGCCGAAAAGTGCGTTGCTTCAATCACATACACCGTTCTATTATCCTGAGTTTAGCAATGAATTGCATTATGAAGCGGAGCTTGTGTTACGTATCTGCAAGAATGGAAAATACATTCCGCAGCGACAGGCAAGCAAGTATTACAATGCTATAACGGTTGGTATAGATTTCACCGCCCGTGATGTACAGCAAGAACTAAAAAAGAAAGGTCTTCCCTGGGAAAAAGCAAAAGCATGGGACAATTCAGCCGTTGTAGGACAATGGAAAGATGTAACTGCAGACATGCAAAAAAAGCCCATCAACTTTAGCATGAAGAGTAATGGTGAATATGTTCAGAAAGGTCTTTCCTCTGATATGCTCTTCCCGTTCGATGAGATCATATCACACATCTCAAATTACTTCTCATTAAATATTGGTGACCTTATTTTTACCGGTACACCTCCAGGTGTAGGCGAGTGTGTAGTAGGCGATATATTAGAAGGTTTTTTCGAGCAGGAAAAAGTGTTTGAGCTAGAGATAAAATAATTGCTTTTGATAAATAACATGAAGTATGATCATCATTGTGGTCATACTTTTTTTATATACCAGATTTTACTTGAAGCATTTCTTATATGGTTTAAAAATAAGCCCAAGCAATTATGTAAATATGAAAAAGCTAGTGCTGCAGTAAAATGCAAGGCGATGTTGTACAACTTCATGCAGATACTTCTTTAACCGCTATTTTTACAGCGATTGCTTAAATACTGTACTACTACTACATGCTAACTCCCGATATACTACTCCTTGCCTATAAAAGAATGGTCACTGCCAAAGCGATGGCAGACACTTACGAAGCCAACCGCTCCATTTGCAAATATGTTCATTCTACATCTCGCGGGCACGAGGCAATACAAATAGCCACTGGTATGCAACTGCTGCCATGCGATTTTGTAAGCCCGTACTACCGCGACGACAGCATTATGTTGTCTGTAGGATTTACTCCTTATCAACTAATGCTTCAGTTGCTGGCAAAGGCCGATGATCTTTTCAGTGGTGGTCGTTCCTATTATTGTCATCCATCCAGTAAGGCTGATGACAAGCCACGTATCATTCATCAAAGCAGTGCTACAGGAATGCAGGCTATACCTACTACGGGTATAGCACAAGGTATACAATACCTGGAGCAGACGCAGTCGCCGCTGCTGAAACGAGGTAGTGGTGGAGAAGCGCCAGTGGTTATATGCTCATTGGGTGATAATAGCGTGACCGAAGGGGAAGTAAGTGAAGCTTTTCAATTTGCTGTTTTGAAGCAACTGCCCATCATTTACCTGGTGCAGGACAATGATTGGGGTATAAGTGTAAGCGCTGCAGAGGCTCGTGCCATGGATGCCTATGAATATGCAGCTGGTTTTAAAGGAATGGGTCGCATCACCTGCGATGGCAATGATTTTCCTGCCAGCTACAAGGCGATGCACGAGGCTGTGCAATATGTACGTGCTGAGAGAAAGCCGGTACTGGTGCATGCTAAAGTGCCTTTATTAGGTCATCATACAAGTGGGGTGCGGCGTGAGTTTTACCGTAGCTCCGAAGATCTCCAAAAACATGCAGCAAACGATCCGCTGCCAAAACTTCGTGATAGGCTATTGCAGGAAGGAATTAAAGAAGAGCAGCTGCAGCAAATTGAAGCAGATGCCGCAGCGGAAGTTAAGCAGGCTTTTGAAGATGCATGTGCTGCTGCCGATCCTTCACCTTCTACCGTTTCAGATCATGTTTTTGCTCCTACGCCAGTTACAGAAGAGAGTGGTGAACGTACACCTGCTAAAGGTGAAAAAGTGATAATGGTTGATGCTGCACTTCATGCTATAGAAGAATTAATGCAGCAACATGAAGAAGCCTTGTTATACGGCCAGGATGTAGGCAGGAGACTGGGTGGTGTGTTCAGGGAAGCTGCTACACTTGCTGAAAAATTTGGTGATCATCGTGTATTCAATACTGCTATTCAAGAGGCTTATATCATTGGTAGCACCATTGGTTTATCAGCATTAGGATTAAAAC is a window encoding:
- a CDS encoding alpha-ketoacid dehydrogenase subunit alpha/beta, giving the protein MLTPDILLLAYKRMVTAKAMADTYEANRSICKYVHSTSRGHEAIQIATGMQLLPCDFVSPYYRDDSIMLSVGFTPYQLMLQLLAKADDLFSGGRSYYCHPSSKADDKPRIIHQSSATGMQAIPTTGIAQGIQYLEQTQSPLLKRGSGGEAPVVICSLGDNSVTEGEVSEAFQFAVLKQLPIIYLVQDNDWGISVSAAEARAMDAYEYAAGFKGMGRITCDGNDFPASYKAMHEAVQYVRAERKPVLVHAKVPLLGHHTSGVRREFYRSSEDLQKHAANDPLPKLRDRLLQEGIKEEQLQQIEADAAAEVKQAFEDACAAADPSPSTVSDHVFAPTPVTEESGERTPAKGEKVIMVDAALHAIEELMQQHEEALLYGQDVGRRLGGVFREAATLAEKFGDHRVFNTAIQEAYIIGSTIGLSALGLKPFVEVQFADYIYPGLNQLVTEISKSNYLSNGKYPISMVLRVPIGAYGGGGPYHSGSVESTLLTIKGIKVCYPSNAADMKGLLKAAYYDPNPVVMLEHKGLYWSKVPGTEDAKTIEPAADYVLPLGKGNIVLHASEEKVASGETACVITYGMGVYWAKAAAAKLPGQVEIIDLRTLSPLDEELVEEAVKRHGKCLLLTEEQLTNSFIQALAHRVTKNCWQYLDAPIETMGALDLPAVPINLVLEAAMLPTADKVYEKLVELLKA